The Brassica napus cultivar Da-Ae chromosome C7, Da-Ae, whole genome shotgun sequence genomic interval ATCTATAGATTGGATACCATCGATGAATAATCTGAAACTAAAAGACATCCCTACCTTTGTTCGTACCACTAACCCCAACGACATAATGGTCAACTTCGTTGTCCGCGAGACAGACCGATCCAAACGCGCCTCTGCCATCATTCTCAACACGTTCGATGACCTTGATCATGACATCATCCAAGCTATGCAGTCCATTTTACCACCGGTTTATTCAATAGGACCGCTTCACCTCTTAGTGAACCgggagattgaagaaggcagtGAGACTGAAAGGCTAGGATCGAATCTTTGGAGAGAAGAGACGGAGTGTTTGGATTGGCTCGATACTAAGGCACAAAACAGCGTCGTTTACGTTAACTTTGGGAGCATAACGGTAATGACGGCGAAGCAGCTCGTGGAGTTCGCTTGGGGGTTGGCAGCATCAAGAAAAGAGTTTTTATGGGTGATCCGACCAGACTTAGTAGCTGGAGAGAAGGCGGTGATTCCTACACAGTTTTTAACAGAGACAGAAGGTCGAAGGATGTTGTTGAGTTGGTGTCCTCAGGAGAAAGTCCTGTCTCATCCGGCGGTAGGAGGATTTTTAACACATAACGGATGGAACTCGACGTTAGAGAGTATATCTGCTGGAGTTCCGATGGTGTGTTGGCCGTTTTTTGCGGAGCAGCAAACGAACGCGAAGTTCTGTTGCGACGAGTGGGGAGTGGGGATGGAGGTAGGCGAGGATGTGAAAAGAGAGGAGGTTGAGGCGGTGGTGAGAGAGCTGATGGATGGCGAAAAGGGGAAGAACTTACGAGAGAAGGCGGAGGAGTGGCGGCGTTTGGCGGAGAAAGCGACAGAGCATCCGTGTGGTTCGTCGGTCGTGAATTTTAAGACGGTTgttgataagttttttttaggGGAAAACTAGGGCCTATAAGTAGGCTACGAGTAATTAGAACATAAGATGATCCTAAAAGTGTTATTATATGATCATCAATAACTTATTGTTTCTGTTCCTGTCATCGTGTGTTATATTTTATAGGTAATAAAAGAAATCCACGCCTTACGCggaatcaacattatatataaaaattattttatgtattaaatatttttacatattatgaaataataaatatatattaaataattaaaaaccagtaactattaaatatataattaaattggtgcgaacatataaatcaattttattaatccaaaaaatatttttttatattttataggatatgttattaaatttaaatgatactaacatagataatatattttaatatatttttaatattaatgtctactctttttttatttctactcatatagtttttttaatcatttgtatcttttatagaaaaaaatttaaattactgataacaaaattttcattgtgggattaatagttttattaatttattaaaaaaaaaataagttgtcaatgatcgttcaaaacttttatcaaaaaaattgttcaaagtaaattttgaaactaaaatattgtattttatatggtttatagtttaatttaaaacgatatatatatatatatattaatcttaataattaattaaattagactttttacttatataatttgtgtaatcatttgtattttttcataacaaaaattttaaaccatggatcataaaatttgaatgtgagatttttaacagttttaataatttatagccgtttgtaaaaattcaaaatataacatatacataaaaatataaatttttattatatggttattgtagttgtttaatttatttaatagtttaaaattaaacaaatatgatagaagatacactaatttttatcaaatctttattattcaaaatcattaattgccatatatactttagccacattaggcaattccgtaaattttatttaacgaaataataaaatacattaatgatgaatttattgttagtttaataaaaagcttattatataattagatggaccaacatatttctctaatgattctaagaatcattctagtgataagatgtgactacaaaaagaagttgtaatgtttttcaaataatatataggggattataaCAAACATTGAGGATTGTTTTTTTAACACAGTACCATGACAGTTTTATTAGAACCTAAGATAAATAATTACACATTCATGAATATACATTAGCATGCTAAGAGGATTTCTAATACctttaaaatgatataatatttttatgagttatagagattttctttttaaattatatttatcaatATCAATGTTCTAAAATTTGCTAAGCGGTTACTAGGCGCTCTATAGAGGACTAGCGACCATGCGGATTATTTGGAGCCTAGTCGAGGCCTAGGCGTTAGCAAATTATTGATTTACTAGATGATAATTCGCGCGCATGCGCGGaatgagtttttataataatatttatttattaaatggttttaacattttgaaacactacaatttttatcgattataaaatgacgaatacaaatgttgttcttttaaatatatcataGTTATTGAATATTTAAAgtattacatctcattttaattatttttaagacttcatatgcacaaaagaaaattaagttttgtggttgacacaaatcacaaaaaccaaataggcaacatcAATTGTATAATAACGAAAGGGGATTATGTTTTTTGCTCTCGATTTATTTACTATTGACTCtacataagtgatttcattttataacaatcgaccaagttcgatacattccacaattcactttaagcccgctatgttttaaccataatacgcggcatgtaaggaaaaattcttATCATATACCTCTATAAAATTAGATCAATTTGCTCTATATACACGGTGGGAACCAATATTAAGAGAATGCTTTTATGCTCTTTAAACCTCAGATCTCTGTAGCAATTTGTTTATGGTTTCCCTATAATGCCCTTCTCTCCACTCCACATGCTAAGAAACTACTGACACAGAAATCCCACGAGATATGGACCCAGAAATATGTTCATCTTAGGTTTGCGAGTAGGATGATTGTAACCACAAGATTttctatttcttaaataattttttatcatctTTCTAATCTATATCTTTCCATTATCGTCGATGCTCACCATCTCCTTCAGTCTTCTCTTAAATTCTTCACCAACATGAAATCAACCGATTTGTTTCTCTTTATGTAAGTTTTATAAGTTTATTTAGTTGTTAAAtgatatacattaatttttttttcatattctttCTTACATACATGAAGGTTGCCATGCGATTTAAGAATTGGTTAATAATAAGACATGAGCTCATACTAgagtatataataatatattaatgatGCCTAACATGTTTACTTAGAGGTTAATGATATACTTTACGTAGAATTACATAAAGGACAATAATAATGTTAGCAGCTATTCAAAATAGATAGAGTTTACTCTGGATATTATACTATATCAAAAAACCAATATCTCATGGTTAAAGAATGCCTGTTAAgatgtaatatttataataatctacaaaaatattgttagatGTTATATGAAAACATAATGGTATCCCAACCGTCTTAAATATTAACATATGATGTAACTTCGATAATAacattgttagaaaaataaaaatagtattgGACGCTAATAATGAAAATCATGTAATTTGTTGGTTCGGTAAAGTCATCTCAATATATTTATGTCTACTATAATGTTAGATATCATTAAAATGGCTTTGGGTTGATTGTAAGGGCtaacaaaaaaagataaatgatGTTTGGAATGTTAGACTACCTCTTCAATATATTTACTCCTAATTAGGACCTTGTAATgttagcaaatattcaaatagtTAGAGTCTATAtgatattattttgtaacatcTTACTAACTATTTCTCAATTAGCCGGACTAAGTTTATAACATCTACCAAACCATGTAAATCAAGTAACGGTACGAAATTTGTAGCAACTAACTAGACATTTATTAGTCAATGATAACATGTTTATAGAagctaaaaaaatatgtatcagttaaaaataaatgtgcatctaataaaaagtaaaatataacgTCTAAGTATGTTCTGAGTGGTTAATTCATATGTTATCTTTCATGAATCTCAAACGACAAATTCTGACCATAACTAGCACAATGGAAATGTATTGTTCGATGAAGTAATTGGGCAATAGTTCACAAACTCGTTCGAGATGGCAAATCCCTTATCCGAGATGGATCAATACCTTGATGCAGAATCTTTAAAGATGTATTTGAGGCCAAAACGCTTCATTTATTGTTCACAAACTCGTCTGAGACAGTGAGTCAATCAATCGAGTCAGATCAAGATCTCAACCCGGAATCGCTAGAGAACTCACAGTGAGTTGGCTGAGGATTGGCAAAGCTTGTAATCGATGCTTGCATGGTACTTGAGGATGAACGAGAGAAATAGCCATGGCGTAAACGTTAACGCTTTCTTGATCTACTCTTCGGACTCTCCCATGTCAATGCTGGAACAACGTCAATATTAGATATGGTTGTTATTCTGCCAAGTTGTCTTAGCCATCATCATCACAAAATTCATTATCTTAGGCAAATTTCtgtgtattttttaataatttctagATTTCTAAAAATCAGGAACAAAATAAAAGGAGAAGTGAGTTTGGAAagtgagagaagagaagaagacagatTAAGTtcaataaaaaagaaagaagaagaagagagatgcTTTGTATTCGTGGAAGTACTCACAACAAATCTTAGCCATATCATGTAGGTTCATAGGTCAGTGGGGGTAATATGGGATTA includes:
- the LOC125589974 gene encoding UDP-glycosyltransferase 85A3-like, whose protein sequence is MADSVPSLITILSLALEEIEMGSHVVCNVQKPHVVCIPYPAQGHINPMLKVAKLLHAKGFHVSFVNTIYNHKRLLRSRGPNALGGLPSFQFEVIPDGLPETEVDATQDIPSLSESTMKNCLTPFKELLRQINARDDVPPLSCIVSDGAMSFTLDAAEEHGLPEVLFWTPSASGVMAYLHFYMFIEKGLFPFKDESCLTKEHLDTSIDWIPSMNNLKLKDIPTFVRTTNPNDIMVNFVVRETDRSKRASAIILNTFDDLDHDIIQAMQSILPPVYSIGPLHLLVNREIEEGSETERLGSNLWREETECLDWLDTKAQNSVVYVNFGSITVMTAKQLVEFAWGLAASRKEFLWVIRPDLVAGEKAVIPTQFLTETEGRRMLLSWCPQEKVLSHPAVGGFLTHNGWNSTLESISAGVPMVCWPFFAEQQTNAKFCCDEWGVGMEVGEDVKREEVEAVVRELMDGEKGKNLREKAEEWRRLAEKATEHPCGSSVVNFKTVVDKFFLGEN